In Diabrotica undecimpunctata isolate CICGRU chromosome 4, icDiaUnde3, whole genome shotgun sequence, a single genomic region encodes these proteins:
- the LOC140439086 gene encoding uncharacterized protein: MISFTANYRSSDSHSVVVNLDNSRSISVNMPFSTLEGFIVPFASALNSRNVPMIREQASQTSYLNVVNYTPLYVSQYRTCLTEPDETNSFERNILVNMHEQMLEDLNESSDSEYESLNNTKMQHCESTRRDIIEFDENDQCENESLVEVTAEIKEVMLNIESSPTNSTDLNEDDPHVNQRSVAVTAELSESTLNTDSCSTIYVQYDENDQFENDSFVETITESSEIVTNTDSCTTSETVEIFVDTVKQAFIMTGDFLSEAKDILTKIPNDRYLVKETSDEGIEDCTFTNKTFSTDDNNENITVVEKNQYECVQDLTQLIVDYLIQQCMEVKELILFPEVLHDSNLHKLLNQMKLIYYDTFKDQFCDDKNELRISLASSVINRLELEEKLNNSEDSVASNTVSDKIFTISEFLNDILDHFFDNIDSAQFSNFSQNLVANNDLESQSTPKLQRRDINDNLDSFEVNTFLQQTLSKSGSEKFWISLSPATPAKNAQPRRKIVNIDDIPLRPPVDLIDNGVLDPIPEEPCLNLFNTSLTHEQFESVVDDNTTLVQTQKQDDICVNVEKKQVTTILSNKVNFYRSQAVNSADYVSVKRAMWNNNNENKENDSLNDSGDWMGYDGAMF; encoded by the coding sequence ATGATATCTTTCACTGCTAATTATAGATCTTCGGATTCCCATTCTGTTGTCGTTAACCTCGATAATTCTAGGAGCATATCTGTAAACATGCCTTTCAGTACTTTGGAGGGTTTTATTGTTCCGTTCGCATCAGCTTTAAACTCAAGAAATGTTCCTATGATCAGAGAACAAGCCTCACAAACCAGCTATCTAAATGTAGTGAATTATACTCCTTTGTATGTTAGTCAATATAGAACATGTTTGACAGAACCCGACGAAACGAATTCATTCGAGAGAAACATTTTAGTGAACATGCACGAGCAGATGCTTGAAGATTTAAACGAAAGCTCCGATTCTGAGTATGAGTCTTTAAACAATACCAAAATGCAACACTGTGAGTCTACCAGAAGGGATATTATTGAGTTCGATGAAAATGATCAATGCGAAAATGAAAGTTTGGTTGAAGTAACAGCTGAGATAAAGGAAGTGATGTTAAATATAGAAAGCAGTCCTACGAATTCTACTGatttaaatgaagatgatccacATGTGAACCAACGTTCGGTTGCAGTAACTGCAGAATTATCAGAAAGCACATTAAATACAGATAGTTGTTCTACTATTTATGTTCAGTACGACGAAAATGATCAATTTGAGAATGACAGTTTTGTCGAAACTATCACAGAGTCATCAGAAATTGTGACTAATACAGACAGTTGTACCACTTCGGAAACTGTGGAAATCTTTGTTGATACAGTGAAGCAAGCATTTATAATGACAGGAGACTTTTTAAGTGAAGCCAAAGATATTTTAACGAAAATTCCTAACGACAGATATCTTGTCAAAGAAACTTCCGATGAAGGAATTGAGGATTGTACTTTTACGAACAAAACATTCAGTACCGACgataataacgaaaatataacTGTAGTGGAAAAAAATCAGTATGAGTGTGTTCAAGATTTGACACAACTGATAGTGGACTATTTAATACAGCAGTGTATGGAGGTTAAAGAGCTCATTCTCTTTCCAGAGGTTCTGCACGATTCTAATTTGCATAAACTTCTTAATCAaatgaaattaatatattatgaCACTTTTAAGGACCAATTCTGTGACGataaaaatgaactaagaatCTCATTAGCTTCATCAGTTATAAATAGACTGGAACTTGAGGAAAAGTTAAATAATTCTGAAGATTCAGTAGCTTCGAACACAGTTTCCGATAAGATCTTTACTATTTCAGAATTTTTGAATGATATTTTGGACCATTTCTTTGACAATATCGACTCAGCTCAATTTAGCAACTTTAGTCAGAATTTAGTTGCGAATAATGATCTTGAATCTCAATCCACACCAAAACTGCAAAGAAGAGATATAAATGATAACCTCGACTCATTTGAAGTGAATACCTTTCTCCAACAGACATTGTCAAAGTCGGGCTCTGAAAAATTTTGGATTTCTTTGTCTCCTGCTACACCTGCTAAAAATGCACAGCCTCGTAGAAAAATTGTTAATATTGATGATATTCCTTTGAGACCTCCTGTTGACTTGATCGATAACGGAGTGTTGGACCCTATACCTGAAGAACcttgtttaaatttgtttaacacTTCTCTAACTCACGAACAATTCGAATCAGTTGTTGATGATAATACCACTTTGGTTCAGACGCAAAAACAAGATGATATTTGTGTGAACGTAGAGAAAAAACAAGTTACTACGATTTTAAGTAACAAGGTGAATTTTTATCGGAGCCAAGCTGTAAATAGTGCTGATTATGTTAGTGTAAAAAGAGCAATGTGGAACAACAATAATGAAAATAAGGAAAATGACTCCTTGAACGATTCTGGAGATTGGATGGGTTACGACGGTgcaatgttttaa